The Kitasatospora sp. NBC_00374 genome has a segment encoding these proteins:
- a CDS encoding penicillin acylase family protein has protein sequence MSAKIRRTAGRLGALVVAGLLMFVLGTGTGPIPALGRALDPVRGAWASADGGLLPTSGRLSVPGLSAPAVATFSPEGPASITAASDDDLFRAQGYVTARFRLTQMDLLRRLGSGRLAELSGPGAVESDTFELQLGLRRTAEAGWAQTPPDSPAGRALTAYAAGVNTRIAELEDGHDWPALYGLTGVHPGRWTPVDSLVVQEVLTQQLDFSTVPLGYALADRSLGPELTKAWFPVLPATPQQPYDPGPYRDLGVAPIPERNANAADPAALAPGSGPTDPRPLDTSRQADAASAVLARADQLPAGTLHLHPDSNAWAANGPAVAGGKSMLAGDPHLQLSLPSDWFEIALHSPTLDVTGASLPGMPAVLIGRNAHISWSLTDVQNQSTLFYSETTSPDHPGSYYWNGAWRPLEHVEYTIPVRGGDAVPLTVDLTVHGPVITRAGQTTSVHWMGNIPSPDLAALLSLSTASDYGQFREALRDWKAPTQNFVYADDHGNIGIVAPGYYPLVKSGEPWLPLSGEGASDVAGTIPFEAVPQVYNPPSHSVVTANQRPVGNDYPYYIGTTQDFDPGYRTARINSALQGGSALGPDDFGTLQNDLVDGLAAQLVPELLKALDGAPLDDRQRAARDLLTGWNAAMDEKSPQATIWWRFLTSYLSEVFQPWWTDRKVPVDLARRHLALDRTPPALVQDLEQWSLRDRSNPAFTPPGGPGRDAHGAMRDAFAKTVTGLAGELGPDPAGWNWGRLHHRVIPSITQVPALGHGPLPDGGDTWTVDNADGGMDSDFGPSWRMVVQWTGTATAQARAVYPGGQSENPASPWYRNLIDLWWRGEYLPLRTAAEHGSDAIKWTLTSEG, from the coding sequence GTGTCAGCCAAGATCCGCCGCACTGCGGGCCGGCTGGGCGCCCTGGTCGTCGCCGGGCTGCTCATGTTCGTCCTCGGCACCGGCACCGGACCGATCCCCGCCCTGGGGCGGGCCCTCGATCCGGTGCGGGGCGCCTGGGCCTCGGCCGACGGAGGCCTGCTGCCGACCAGCGGACGGCTGAGCGTGCCCGGGCTCTCAGCCCCGGCCGTGGCCACCTTCAGCCCGGAGGGACCGGCCTCGATCACCGCCGCCTCCGACGACGACCTCTTCCGCGCCCAGGGCTACGTCACCGCGCGTTTCCGGCTGACCCAGATGGACCTGCTGCGGCGGCTCGGCTCCGGCCGGCTCGCCGAACTCAGCGGCCCGGGGGCCGTGGAGTCCGACACCTTCGAGCTCCAACTCGGGCTGCGCCGCACCGCGGAGGCCGGCTGGGCGCAGACCCCGCCCGACAGCCCGGCCGGCCGGGCGCTCACGGCCTACGCGGCCGGCGTCAACACCCGGATCGCCGAACTGGAGGACGGCCACGACTGGCCCGCCCTCTACGGACTCACCGGCGTCCACCCCGGCCGCTGGACCCCGGTGGACAGCCTGGTCGTCCAGGAGGTCCTCACCCAGCAGCTCGACTTCAGCACCGTGCCGCTCGGCTACGCGCTGGCCGACCGCTCGCTGGGGCCGGAGCTGACCAAGGCCTGGTTCCCGGTCCTGCCCGCGACCCCGCAACAGCCCTACGACCCGGGCCCGTACCGCGACCTCGGCGTCGCGCCGATCCCCGAGCGGAACGCCAACGCGGCCGACCCGGCGGCCCTCGCACCGGGCAGCGGCCCGACAGACCCCCGGCCGCTGGACACCTCCCGCCAGGCGGACGCCGCCAGTGCCGTCCTGGCCCGCGCCGACCAGTTGCCGGCCGGCACCCTGCACCTGCACCCGGACAGCAACGCCTGGGCCGCCAACGGCCCTGCGGTGGCCGGCGGGAAGTCGATGCTCGCAGGCGATCCGCACCTGCAGCTCTCGCTGCCCTCCGACTGGTTCGAGATCGCCCTGCACTCGCCGACCCTCGACGTCACCGGTGCCAGCCTGCCCGGCATGCCGGCCGTCCTCATCGGCCGAAACGCGCACATCTCCTGGTCGTTGACGGACGTACAGAACCAGTCCACGCTCTTCTACAGCGAGACCACCAGCCCGGACCACCCCGGCTCCTACTACTGGAACGGGGCCTGGCGCCCGCTGGAGCACGTCGAGTACACCATCCCGGTGCGTGGCGGCGACGCCGTCCCGCTCACCGTCGACCTCACCGTGCACGGGCCGGTCATCACCCGGGCCGGGCAGACCACCTCCGTCCACTGGATGGGCAACATCCCCTCGCCGGACCTGGCGGCCCTGCTCTCCCTCAGCACGGCGAGCGACTACGGACAGTTCCGCGAGGCGCTGCGGGACTGGAAGGCCCCCACGCAGAACTTCGTGTACGCCGACGACCACGGCAACATCGGGATCGTCGCCCCCGGCTACTACCCGCTGGTCAAGAGCGGCGAGCCCTGGCTGCCGCTCTCCGGCGAAGGCGCCTCGGACGTGGCGGGCACCATCCCCTTCGAGGCCGTCCCGCAGGTCTACAACCCGCCCTCCCACAGCGTCGTGACGGCCAACCAGCGGCCCGTCGGCAACGACTACCCCTACTACATCGGCACCACCCAGGACTTCGACCCCGGCTATCGGACCGCCCGGATCAACTCCGCGCTCCAGGGCGGATCCGCGCTCGGACCGGACGACTTCGGCACGCTCCAGAACGACCTCGTCGACGGGCTCGCCGCCCAACTCGTGCCCGAGCTGCTCAAGGCCCTCGACGGTGCGCCGCTGGACGACCGGCAGCGCGCCGCCCGGGACCTCCTCACCGGCTGGAACGCGGCGATGGACGAGAAGTCGCCGCAGGCGACGATCTGGTGGCGCTTCCTGACCTCCTACCTCAGCGAGGTCTTCCAGCCCTGGTGGACGGACCGCAAGGTCCCCGTCGACCTCGCCCGCCGTCACCTCGCCCTCGACCGAACGCCGCCCGCACTGGTCCAGGACCTGGAGCAGTGGAGCCTGCGCGACCGGTCCAATCCCGCCTTCACCCCGCCGGGCGGCCCCGGCCGGGACGCCCACGGGGCCATGCGCGACGCCTTCGCCAAGACCGTGACCGGCCTCGCGGGCGAGCTCGGCCCCGATCCGGCCGGCTGGAACTGGGGGCGGCTGCACCACCGGGTGATCCCCTCGATCACCCAGGTACCCGCCCTCGGCCACGGACCGCTGCCCGACGGCGGCGACACCTGGACGGTCGACAACGCCGACGGCGGAATGGACTCCGACTTCGGGCCCAGCTGGCGGATGGTCGTCCAGTGGACCGGGACGGCCACGGCGCAGGCCCGGGCGGTCTACCCGGGCGGCCAGAG